From Stigmatopora nigra isolate UIUO_SnigA chromosome 5, RoL_Snig_1.1, whole genome shotgun sequence, a single genomic window includes:
- the malt2 gene encoding MALT paracaspase 2 isoform X2 produces MCVRSGVFNHKEEKMEGENYILANLGEEVLDKLAKMLDNVTCGWRQLAHVVCEDPKFRCSEKDVTNCSLQVLRVTGSPGRCFLDLLVDRSCSLHFLLQCLKKIDHQQAIQLLTMTVTGQIQVTVQPKSQWAPLGDRLMLTCRASGPPGLCYQWFKGKDEILEATARTPDLIVHVLGPENQGSYICRVNHGDNCVFSQWAQVRLVQPSSSASPGCSSRMLSGSSSGVRIIYQPQSQAASEGDALLLECTAIANPPAQYQWHHNSIVMPQNNGRLLKIPCVTTAHRGQYRCKVYNLYHEVWSDPAIVSIGPSSITGPSWVEVDGSLESEEMHSPVINAEVHSQMTNSIPLSKRFYATDKVALLIGNMNYRYHSHLCAPMADVHKLSNILRQMDFKVVSLLDLNWHEMHSAVTEFLLLLGKGVYGLLYFAGHGYENYGNSFMVPIDAPASYTSEHCFCVQNILTRMQEKETGLNVFLLDMCRKRNPNDDIVVQPSLLKVTANIVFGYATCLDAEAYEVKREDVSNGVFISFLKQRVREDEKVTVMLDRVAEDMGGFEITRERQALELRSNLSERRSLTDRIQTSDCAAAHSARNLQWAVAHVLPKSLFIQFDCGVKVQLGFAAEFSNIMVIYTRILDKPREISSCSAQLADFPEDVDIDLKKSNQESLLDAGSLLLIKEQLTSPELPSLYTRICSLQRLKELTFAVCLRYIYANMEEEVEEREVVTVGKPLVSKLNLHQKRQNSDSSTLSMESCTISEISFSEEFAPSSSN; encoded by the exons ATGTGCGTTCGCAGTGGCGTTTTTAAT CACAAAGAAGAAAAGATGGAGGGGGAAAACTACATTCTTGCTAATTTGGGTGAAGAAGTGCTGGACAAGTTGGCCAAGATGTTGGACAACGTCACCTGTGGATGGAGGCAGCTGGCCCACGTTGTGTGTGAAGACCCCAAATTTCGCTGCAG TGAAAAGGATGTGACCAACTGCTCGCTCCAGGTGCTGAGGGTCACAGGAAGCCCGGGTCGCTGTTTTCTGGATCTACTAGTCGACCGATCCTGCTCTCTGCATTTTCTGCTCCAGTGTTTAAAAAAGATCGACCACCAGCAAGCCATACAGCTCCTCACAATGACAG TAACAGGACAAATCCAGGTCACAGTACAGCCTAAATCCCAATGGGCCCCATTGGGCGACAGGCTGATGTTGACATGTCGGGCTTCTGGGCCCCCTGGATTGTGTTACCAATGGTTCAAAGGCAAAGATGAG atTTTGGAAGCCACTGCACGCACCCCTGACCTTATTGTACATGTTTTGGGGCCCGAGAACCAAGGTAGCTACATCTGTAGGGTCAACCACGGAGATAACTGTGTCTTCTCCCAGTGGGCTCAGGTGCGCCTGGTTCAACCTTCGTCTAGCGCCAGTCCAG GTTGCAGCAGCCGGATGCTTTCTGGCTCATCTAGTGGAGTGCGTATCATCTATCAACCTCAATCCCAAGCAGCATCTGAGGGTGATGCCTTGCTTTTAGAGTGCACTGCCATCGCCAACCCTCCTGCCCAGTACCAGTGGCATCACAACTCAATTGTGATGCCACAAAACAATGGACGTCTACTCAAA ATCCCATGTGTGACCACAGCACATAGAGGCCAGTACAGATGTAAAGTGTACAACTTGTATCATGAAGTTTGGAGTGACCCAGCAATCGTCAGCATCG GCCCATCCTCTATTACTGGACCCTCCTGGGTAGAAGTTGACGGCAGCTTGG aATCTGAGGAAATGCACAGTCCTGTCATAAATGCAGAAGTACATTCACAGATGACTAATTCAATTCCGTTATCAAAGCGGTTCTATG CCACAGACAAGGTAGCACTTTTAATCGGCAACATGAACTACCGCTACCACTCTCATCTCTGCGCTCCAATGGCGGACGTCCACAAGTTGAGCAACATTCTCAGGCAAATGGACTTTAAAGTGGTCTCTCTGCTAGACCTCAACTGGCACGAAATGCACAGCGCTGTCACTGAGTTTCTGCTGCTTCTTGGGAAAGGAGTTTACG GCTTGCTCTACTTTGCCGGTCATGGATACGAGAACTATGGCAACAGTTTCATGGTCCCCATCGATGCGCCTGCTTCATACACATCGGAGCACTGCTTTTGTGTCCAAAACATATTAACTCGAATGCAAGAGAAAGAAACTGGACTCAACGTCTTCCTACTGGACATGTGCCGGAAAAG AAACCCAAATGATGACATTGTTGTCCAACCCAGTTTGTTGAAGGTGACTGCAAATATTGTCTTTGGATACGCCAC atgtCTCGATGCTGAGGCTTACGAAGTGAAGAGAGAAGATGTTTCCAACGGGGTTTTCATAAGTTTCCTCAAGCAGCGGGTTCGCGAAGATGAGAAGGTCACCGTTATGTTGGACAGGGTGGCAGAAG ACATGGGTGGTTTTGAAATCACTCGTGAAAGGCAGGCTCTGGAACTCCGTAGTAATCTGTCCGAGCGCCGTTCCCTCACCGACCGTATTCAGACGTCGGATTGCGCAGCTGCCCATTCGGCTCGTAACCTCCAATGGGCTGTTGCACATG TCTTGCCAAAGAGCCTTTTCATCCAATTTGACTGTGGTGTCAAAGTCCAACTTGG ATTTGCTGCGGAATTCTCCAACATCATGGTCATATACACGCGTATATTAGACAAGCCCAGAGAAATTTCATCATGCTCTGCACAGCTTGCTGACTTTCCTGAG GATGTGGATATCGACCTAAAGAAGAGCAATCAGGAATCTCTACTTGATGCTGGAAGTTTATTGTTAATAAAGGAACAGCTTACTTCACCTGAACTTCCCAGTCTGTATACTCGCATATGCAGCTTGCAGAGACTCAAG GAGCTGACATTTGCCGTTTGTCTCCGCTACATTTACGCCAACATGGAGGAGGAAGTGGAGGAAAGGGAAGTGGTTACTGTTGGAAAACCGCTGGTTTCCAAACTGAACCTCCACCAAAAGCGACAAAACTCAGACTCGTCAACTCTCAGCATGGAGTCATGTACGATTTCTGAGATTTCCTTCTCTGAGGAATTTGCACCATCATCCTCCAACTAA
- the malt2 gene encoding MALT paracaspase 2 isoform X3 codes for MEGENYILANLGEEVLDKLAKMLDNVTCGWRQLAHVVCEDPKFRCSEKDVTNCSLQVLRVTGSPGRCFLDLLVDRSCSLHFLLQCLKKIDHQQAIQLLTMTVTGQIQVTVQPKSQWAPLGDRLMLTCRASGPPGLCYQWFKGKDEILEATARTPDLIVHVLGPENQGSYICRVNHGDNCVFSQWAQVRLVQPSSSASPGCSSRMLSGSSSGVRIIYQPQSQAASEGDALLLECTAIANPPAQYQWHHNSIVMPQNNGRLLKIPCVTTAHRGQYRCKVYNLYHEVWSDPAIVSIGPSSITGPSWVEVDGSLESEEMHSPVINAEVHSQMTNSIPLSKRFYATDKVALLIGNMNYRYHSHLCAPMADVHKLSNILRQMDFKVVSLLDLNWHEMHSAVTEFLLLLGKGVYGLLYFAGHGYENYGNSFMVPIDAPASYTSEHCFCVQNILTRMQEKETGLNVFLLDMCRKRNPNDDIVVQPSLLKVTANIVFGYATCLDAEAYEVKREDVSNGVFISFLKQRVREDEKVTVMLDRVAEDMGGFEITRERQALELRSNLSERRSLTDRIQTSDCAAAHSARNLQWAVAHVLPKSLFIQFDCGVKVQLGFAAEFSNIMVIYTRILDKPREISSCSAQLADFPEDVDIDLKKSNQESLLDAGSLLLIKEQLTSPELPSLYTRICSLQRLKKELTFAVCLRYIYANMEEEVEEREVVTVGKPLVSKLNLHQKRQNSDSSTLSMESCTISEISFSEEFAPSSSN; via the exons ATGGAGGGGGAAAACTACATTCTTGCTAATTTGGGTGAAGAAGTGCTGGACAAGTTGGCCAAGATGTTGGACAACGTCACCTGTGGATGGAGGCAGCTGGCCCACGTTGTGTGTGAAGACCCCAAATTTCGCTGCAG TGAAAAGGATGTGACCAACTGCTCGCTCCAGGTGCTGAGGGTCACAGGAAGCCCGGGTCGCTGTTTTCTGGATCTACTAGTCGACCGATCCTGCTCTCTGCATTTTCTGCTCCAGTGTTTAAAAAAGATCGACCACCAGCAAGCCATACAGCTCCTCACAATGACAG TAACAGGACAAATCCAGGTCACAGTACAGCCTAAATCCCAATGGGCCCCATTGGGCGACAGGCTGATGTTGACATGTCGGGCTTCTGGGCCCCCTGGATTGTGTTACCAATGGTTCAAAGGCAAAGATGAG atTTTGGAAGCCACTGCACGCACCCCTGACCTTATTGTACATGTTTTGGGGCCCGAGAACCAAGGTAGCTACATCTGTAGGGTCAACCACGGAGATAACTGTGTCTTCTCCCAGTGGGCTCAGGTGCGCCTGGTTCAACCTTCGTCTAGCGCCAGTCCAG GTTGCAGCAGCCGGATGCTTTCTGGCTCATCTAGTGGAGTGCGTATCATCTATCAACCTCAATCCCAAGCAGCATCTGAGGGTGATGCCTTGCTTTTAGAGTGCACTGCCATCGCCAACCCTCCTGCCCAGTACCAGTGGCATCACAACTCAATTGTGATGCCACAAAACAATGGACGTCTACTCAAA ATCCCATGTGTGACCACAGCACATAGAGGCCAGTACAGATGTAAAGTGTACAACTTGTATCATGAAGTTTGGAGTGACCCAGCAATCGTCAGCATCG GCCCATCCTCTATTACTGGACCCTCCTGGGTAGAAGTTGACGGCAGCTTGG aATCTGAGGAAATGCACAGTCCTGTCATAAATGCAGAAGTACATTCACAGATGACTAATTCAATTCCGTTATCAAAGCGGTTCTATG CCACAGACAAGGTAGCACTTTTAATCGGCAACATGAACTACCGCTACCACTCTCATCTCTGCGCTCCAATGGCGGACGTCCACAAGTTGAGCAACATTCTCAGGCAAATGGACTTTAAAGTGGTCTCTCTGCTAGACCTCAACTGGCACGAAATGCACAGCGCTGTCACTGAGTTTCTGCTGCTTCTTGGGAAAGGAGTTTACG GCTTGCTCTACTTTGCCGGTCATGGATACGAGAACTATGGCAACAGTTTCATGGTCCCCATCGATGCGCCTGCTTCATACACATCGGAGCACTGCTTTTGTGTCCAAAACATATTAACTCGAATGCAAGAGAAAGAAACTGGACTCAACGTCTTCCTACTGGACATGTGCCGGAAAAG AAACCCAAATGATGACATTGTTGTCCAACCCAGTTTGTTGAAGGTGACTGCAAATATTGTCTTTGGATACGCCAC atgtCTCGATGCTGAGGCTTACGAAGTGAAGAGAGAAGATGTTTCCAACGGGGTTTTCATAAGTTTCCTCAAGCAGCGGGTTCGCGAAGATGAGAAGGTCACCGTTATGTTGGACAGGGTGGCAGAAG ACATGGGTGGTTTTGAAATCACTCGTGAAAGGCAGGCTCTGGAACTCCGTAGTAATCTGTCCGAGCGCCGTTCCCTCACCGACCGTATTCAGACGTCGGATTGCGCAGCTGCCCATTCGGCTCGTAACCTCCAATGGGCTGTTGCACATG TCTTGCCAAAGAGCCTTTTCATCCAATTTGACTGTGGTGTCAAAGTCCAACTTGG ATTTGCTGCGGAATTCTCCAACATCATGGTCATATACACGCGTATATTAGACAAGCCCAGAGAAATTTCATCATGCTCTGCACAGCTTGCTGACTTTCCTGAG GATGTGGATATCGACCTAAAGAAGAGCAATCAGGAATCTCTACTTGATGCTGGAAGTTTATTGTTAATAAAGGAACAGCTTACTTCACCTGAACTTCCCAGTCTGTATACTCGCATATGCAGCTTGCAGAGACTCAAG AAGGAGCTGACATTTGCCGTTTGTCTCCGCTACATTTACGCCAACATGGAGGAGGAAGTGGAGGAAAGGGAAGTGGTTACTGTTGGAAAACCGCTGGTTTCCAAACTGAACCTCCACCAAAAGCGACAAAACTCAGACTCGTCAACTCTCAGCATGGAGTCATGTACGATTTCTGAGATTTCCTTCTCTGAGGAATTTGCACCATCATCCTCCAACTAA
- the malt2 gene encoding MALT paracaspase 2 isoform X1: MCVRSGVFNHKEEKMEGENYILANLGEEVLDKLAKMLDNVTCGWRQLAHVVCEDPKFRCSEKDVTNCSLQVLRVTGSPGRCFLDLLVDRSCSLHFLLQCLKKIDHQQAIQLLTMTVTGQIQVTVQPKSQWAPLGDRLMLTCRASGPPGLCYQWFKGKDEILEATARTPDLIVHVLGPENQGSYICRVNHGDNCVFSQWAQVRLVQPSSSASPGCSSRMLSGSSSGVRIIYQPQSQAASEGDALLLECTAIANPPAQYQWHHNSIVMPQNNGRLLKIPCVTTAHRGQYRCKVYNLYHEVWSDPAIVSIGPSSITGPSWVEVDGSLESEEMHSPVINAEVHSQMTNSIPLSKRFYATDKVALLIGNMNYRYHSHLCAPMADVHKLSNILRQMDFKVVSLLDLNWHEMHSAVTEFLLLLGKGVYGLLYFAGHGYENYGNSFMVPIDAPASYTSEHCFCVQNILTRMQEKETGLNVFLLDMCRKRNPNDDIVVQPSLLKVTANIVFGYATCLDAEAYEVKREDVSNGVFISFLKQRVREDEKVTVMLDRVAEDMGGFEITRERQALELRSNLSERRSLTDRIQTSDCAAAHSARNLQWAVAHVLPKSLFIQFDCGVKVQLGFAAEFSNIMVIYTRILDKPREISSCSAQLADFPEDVDIDLKKSNQESLLDAGSLLLIKEQLTSPELPSLYTRICSLQRLKKELTFAVCLRYIYANMEEEVEEREVVTVGKPLVSKLNLHQKRQNSDSSTLSMESCTISEISFSEEFAPSSSN, translated from the exons ATGTGCGTTCGCAGTGGCGTTTTTAAT CACAAAGAAGAAAAGATGGAGGGGGAAAACTACATTCTTGCTAATTTGGGTGAAGAAGTGCTGGACAAGTTGGCCAAGATGTTGGACAACGTCACCTGTGGATGGAGGCAGCTGGCCCACGTTGTGTGTGAAGACCCCAAATTTCGCTGCAG TGAAAAGGATGTGACCAACTGCTCGCTCCAGGTGCTGAGGGTCACAGGAAGCCCGGGTCGCTGTTTTCTGGATCTACTAGTCGACCGATCCTGCTCTCTGCATTTTCTGCTCCAGTGTTTAAAAAAGATCGACCACCAGCAAGCCATACAGCTCCTCACAATGACAG TAACAGGACAAATCCAGGTCACAGTACAGCCTAAATCCCAATGGGCCCCATTGGGCGACAGGCTGATGTTGACATGTCGGGCTTCTGGGCCCCCTGGATTGTGTTACCAATGGTTCAAAGGCAAAGATGAG atTTTGGAAGCCACTGCACGCACCCCTGACCTTATTGTACATGTTTTGGGGCCCGAGAACCAAGGTAGCTACATCTGTAGGGTCAACCACGGAGATAACTGTGTCTTCTCCCAGTGGGCTCAGGTGCGCCTGGTTCAACCTTCGTCTAGCGCCAGTCCAG GTTGCAGCAGCCGGATGCTTTCTGGCTCATCTAGTGGAGTGCGTATCATCTATCAACCTCAATCCCAAGCAGCATCTGAGGGTGATGCCTTGCTTTTAGAGTGCACTGCCATCGCCAACCCTCCTGCCCAGTACCAGTGGCATCACAACTCAATTGTGATGCCACAAAACAATGGACGTCTACTCAAA ATCCCATGTGTGACCACAGCACATAGAGGCCAGTACAGATGTAAAGTGTACAACTTGTATCATGAAGTTTGGAGTGACCCAGCAATCGTCAGCATCG GCCCATCCTCTATTACTGGACCCTCCTGGGTAGAAGTTGACGGCAGCTTGG aATCTGAGGAAATGCACAGTCCTGTCATAAATGCAGAAGTACATTCACAGATGACTAATTCAATTCCGTTATCAAAGCGGTTCTATG CCACAGACAAGGTAGCACTTTTAATCGGCAACATGAACTACCGCTACCACTCTCATCTCTGCGCTCCAATGGCGGACGTCCACAAGTTGAGCAACATTCTCAGGCAAATGGACTTTAAAGTGGTCTCTCTGCTAGACCTCAACTGGCACGAAATGCACAGCGCTGTCACTGAGTTTCTGCTGCTTCTTGGGAAAGGAGTTTACG GCTTGCTCTACTTTGCCGGTCATGGATACGAGAACTATGGCAACAGTTTCATGGTCCCCATCGATGCGCCTGCTTCATACACATCGGAGCACTGCTTTTGTGTCCAAAACATATTAACTCGAATGCAAGAGAAAGAAACTGGACTCAACGTCTTCCTACTGGACATGTGCCGGAAAAG AAACCCAAATGATGACATTGTTGTCCAACCCAGTTTGTTGAAGGTGACTGCAAATATTGTCTTTGGATACGCCAC atgtCTCGATGCTGAGGCTTACGAAGTGAAGAGAGAAGATGTTTCCAACGGGGTTTTCATAAGTTTCCTCAAGCAGCGGGTTCGCGAAGATGAGAAGGTCACCGTTATGTTGGACAGGGTGGCAGAAG ACATGGGTGGTTTTGAAATCACTCGTGAAAGGCAGGCTCTGGAACTCCGTAGTAATCTGTCCGAGCGCCGTTCCCTCACCGACCGTATTCAGACGTCGGATTGCGCAGCTGCCCATTCGGCTCGTAACCTCCAATGGGCTGTTGCACATG TCTTGCCAAAGAGCCTTTTCATCCAATTTGACTGTGGTGTCAAAGTCCAACTTGG ATTTGCTGCGGAATTCTCCAACATCATGGTCATATACACGCGTATATTAGACAAGCCCAGAGAAATTTCATCATGCTCTGCACAGCTTGCTGACTTTCCTGAG GATGTGGATATCGACCTAAAGAAGAGCAATCAGGAATCTCTACTTGATGCTGGAAGTTTATTGTTAATAAAGGAACAGCTTACTTCACCTGAACTTCCCAGTCTGTATACTCGCATATGCAGCTTGCAGAGACTCAAG AAGGAGCTGACATTTGCCGTTTGTCTCCGCTACATTTACGCCAACATGGAGGAGGAAGTGGAGGAAAGGGAAGTGGTTACTGTTGGAAAACCGCTGGTTTCCAAACTGAACCTCCACCAAAAGCGACAAAACTCAGACTCGTCAACTCTCAGCATGGAGTCATGTACGATTTCTGAGATTTCCTTCTCTGAGGAATTTGCACCATCATCCTCCAACTAA
- the tmem161a gene encoding transmembrane protein 161A, producing the protein MALMGIQVVISLLAATIMQRMAPHCSFARWLLCNGSLFRFKHPSEGELCALAGKQMPKTNKRDRRQNGENKPLTVPKDIDLHLEKAPVNAMDALVLRFFLEYQWLIDFAVYTTAVFLFTECYYSVMDASKEVNIGAIWCVLTVLFSLKVLHTLMSHYFRSEEGGERSVCLAFGFLCLLVAMLVLVVREDYLEFGLESGFSSLFDNMEVFAKQQGYADWSVPVTKLTVKLGLAAFCAYVGALMAFPGLRLAQTHLDAVQMNSDRPLIQILLHMSFLSPVVILILWVKPMARDFLANAPLGKTSVILVSSEAFDSMRLWTVVALCVLRLALTRYHLQAYLNLSQKWVEQMKKEAGRIAAIDIQRKVTRVFCYLSVVTLQYVVPVLLILFSTLALKGLGGFSWSGAGANETPGVTPPSLMPTSAPAIQNSFDEDDDSMDDAEEDIQVTVARLSEMLSALHSVLTPLFFRGFFAFFTWWVAACQVISSLFGVYFHQYLMHN; encoded by the exons ATG GCACTGATGGGAATCCAAGTAGTGATCAGTTTGCTGGCTGCCACCATCATGCAGAGGATGGCACCGCATTGCTCTTTTGCACGCTGGCTTCTCTGTAATGGCAG CTTATTCCGGTTCAAGCACCCGTCAGAAGGCGAGCTGTGTGCTCTGGCTGGGAAACAAATGcccaaaacaaataagagaGACAG gagacaaaatggagaaaacaaGCCTCTAACCGTGCCCAAAGACATTGACCTTCACCTAGAAAAAGCTCCAGTCAATGCCATGGATGCACTCG TGCTACGCTTCTTCTTGGAGTACCAATGGCTGATAGACTTTGCTGTCTACACAACAGCTGTCTTCCTTTTCACTGAGTGTTACTACTCTGTAATGGATGCCAGCAAAGAAGTTAACATTGGTGCCATCTGGTGTGTTCTGACTGTTCTTTTCAGCCT CAAAGTACTCCACACCCTTATGAGCCACTATTTCCGCTCAGAAGAGGGTGGAGAGCGTTCCGTTTGCCTTGCATTTGGGTTCTTGTGCCTGTTGGTCGCCATGCTAGTACTGGTGGTTCGAGAGGACTACCTGGAGTTTGGCTTGGAGTCAGGGTTTTCTAGCCTCTTTGACAACATGGAGGTGTTCGCCAAACAGCAGGGATACGCCGACTGGTC GGTCCCTGTCACCAAGCTGACCGTCAAACTTGGCCTAGCCGCCTTCTGCGCATACGTCGGAGCCCTGATGGCCTTCCCCGGACTCCGTTTGGCTCAAACACACCTGGACGCCGTCCAGATGAACTCAGACCGTCCACTCATCCA GATTCTCCTGCACATGAGCTTCCTTTCTCCTGTGGTCATATTGATCCTGTGGGTCAAACCCATGGCCAGGGACTTCCTCGCCAACGCACCTCTGGGGAAAACTTCCGTCATTCT TGTGTCCAGCGAGGCCTTTGACAGCATGCGGCTGTGGACCGTGGTGGCTCTTTGCGTCTTGAGGCTGGCGTTAACCCGCTACCATCTGCAGGCTTACCTCAACCTGTCCCAGAAATGGGTAGAGCAGATGAAGAAGGAAGCTGGACGAATCGCCGCCATTGACATTCAGAGGAAG GTTACGCGTGTGTTTTGCTACCTAAGTGTCGTCACTCTTCAGTATGTGGTGCCGGTTCTTCTCATCTTGTTTTCTACGCTAGCCCTCAAGGGTTTAG gagGGTTCTCTTGGAGCGGAGCAGGTGCAAATGAAACCCCCGGCGTGACACCCCCCTCGCTGATGCCCACGTCAGCGCCAGCTATCCAAAACTCTTTTGACGAAGACGACGACTCGATGGACGACGCAGAAGAGGACATTCAGGTCACGGTGGCCCGCCTGTCGGAGATGCTGTCGGCATTGCACTCCGTCCTCACGCCGCTCTTCTTCAGAGGTTTCTTCGCCTTTTTCACTTGGTGGGTGGCGGCCTGTCAGGTGATCAGCTCACTTTTTGGCGTTTACTTCCATCAGTATCTCATGCACAATTAG